One window of the Allosaccharopolyspora coralli genome contains the following:
- a CDS encoding MerR family transcriptional regulator: MTALPDHGCSSADDESHEIKIGELARRTGVSTRSLRYYEQRGLLTARRDHNGYRRYSTDAVDLVLNLRRLLKSGLSVADVHRFGSCVASPDLDSTPCVPALAVYEQRLRTLDEQIATLTHLRHNLAAHTEHLRARIEAE; encoded by the coding sequence ATGACTGCACTGCCCGACCACGGTTGCTCGAGCGCCGACGACGAGAGCCACGAGATCAAGATCGGTGAGCTCGCTCGCCGCACCGGGGTCAGCACCCGCTCGCTCCGGTACTACGAACAGCGCGGCCTGCTGACCGCGCGCCGCGACCACAACGGATACCGTCGCTACAGCACCGACGCCGTCGACCTTGTGCTCAACCTGCGTCGTCTGCTCAAGTCTGGCCTGTCTGTGGCCGACGTCCACCGATTCGGGTCGTGCGTCGCGAGTCCTGACCTCGATTCGACTCCGTGTGTACCGGCGCTGGCGGTGTACGAGCAGCGACTCCGCACCCTCGACGAGCAGATCGCCACCCTCACTCATCTTCGCCACAACCTTGCCGCACACACCGAACACCTGCGTGCGCGGATCGAGGCCGAATGA
- a CDS encoding putative quinol monooxygenase, whose amino-acid sequence MVIVAGHITVEPQQRESYLAGCVAVVEQARQATGCLDFAITADLLDPGRINVFERWETRAAVEAFRGDGPGDDQSNAILAASVTEYDVADMRSLTGDDAA is encoded by the coding sequence ATGGTCATCGTCGCAGGACACATCACCGTCGAGCCCCAGCAGCGCGAGAGCTACCTCGCGGGCTGCGTGGCCGTGGTCGAACAGGCACGGCAGGCAACCGGCTGCCTCGACTTCGCCATCACCGCCGACCTGCTCGACCCCGGCCGCATCAACGTCTTCGAGCGCTGGGAAACGCGAGCGGCGGTCGAGGCCTTCCGCGGCGACGGCCCCGGCGACGACCAGAGCAACGCCATCCTCGCGGCATCGGTCACCGAGTACGACGTCGCCGACATGCGGTCGCTGACCGGGGACGACGCAGCATGA
- a CDS encoding EI24 domain-containing protein — protein sequence MKNLLAGTRALVTGFGTIVRSPRMLLLGALPALITSVLLLGLLGMLAYFAGDIVTSLTPFADGFSEGVRDAIRVLAAVALVGAAAVAGSLSFIALTLLIGGPFYETIAERTERQLGLDTHDDGSGTLRSLGRGVRDSLKLVVIAALGTVVLFVIGFVPVVGQAIALVLAALFGAWVISLEMIGLVFQRRGLRLGDRHRALRRNKAVVVGFGVPTYVLCLVPVVQLIAIPSAVVGGTLLAHRFLGPAPDQPS from the coding sequence ATGAAGAACCTCCTGGCAGGAACCCGTGCGCTCGTTACGGGGTTCGGCACGATCGTGCGGTCGCCGCGCATGCTGCTACTCGGCGCGTTGCCCGCGCTCATCACCTCCGTGCTGTTGCTGGGTCTGCTGGGGATGTTGGCGTACTTCGCCGGTGACATCGTGACGTCGCTGACCCCGTTCGCCGACGGCTTCTCGGAGGGCGTGCGCGACGCGATCCGGGTCCTCGCCGCGGTCGCCCTCGTCGGTGCCGCTGCGGTGGCGGGGTCGCTGTCGTTCATCGCGCTCACGCTGCTCATCGGCGGCCCGTTCTACGAGACCATCGCCGAACGCACCGAGCGTCAACTCGGCCTCGACACCCACGACGACGGGTCGGGGACGCTGCGCTCGCTCGGCCGCGGCGTCCGGGACTCCCTGAAGCTCGTGGTGATCGCCGCGCTCGGGACGGTCGTGCTGTTCGTCATCGGGTTCGTTCCCGTGGTCGGTCAGGCCATCGCATTGGTCCTCGCGGCGCTCTTCGGGGCCTGGGTGATCAGTCTGGAGATGATCGGACTCGTTTTCCAGCGGCGTGGCCTGCGTCTCGGTGATCGACACCGTGCGCTGCGACGGAACAAGGCGGTCGTGGTCGGCTTCGGGGTGCCCACCTACGTGCTGTGTTTGGTGCCGGTCGTGCAGCTCATCGCGATCCCGTCCGCGGTCGTCGGCGGAACGCTGCTCGCGCACCGTTTCCTCGGGCCTGCGCCCGATCAGCCGAGCTGA
- a CDS encoding nitroreductase/quinone reductase family protein — protein MGAQINSWDDRIVAEFRAHGGYVEWSSEDDLAAGRPIPPRPPGFDQRQGVPIILVHHIGAKTGRQRVNPMMYQSVGNAFAVFATYGGSPRHPGWFRNLLAHPRTTVEVDGQSVPVLARVTEGAERERIWGRQVAFMPAFAEFEAAAARQIPVVVLERLQHHPRL, from the coding sequence ATGGGCGCTCAGATCAACAGCTGGGACGACCGCATCGTCGCCGAGTTTCGAGCCCATGGCGGGTACGTGGAGTGGAGCAGTGAGGACGACCTCGCTGCGGGGCGCCCGATCCCGCCTCGGCCGCCGGGTTTCGACCAGCGCCAGGGTGTGCCGATCATCCTGGTACACCACATCGGAGCCAAGACCGGGCGTCAGCGGGTGAACCCGATGATGTACCAGTCAGTCGGGAACGCGTTCGCCGTCTTCGCCACCTACGGTGGCAGTCCGCGCCATCCGGGGTGGTTTCGCAATCTGTTGGCGCACCCCCGGACCACGGTCGAGGTGGACGGGCAAAGCGTCCCGGTTCTCGCTCGGGTCACCGAGGGTGCGGAGCGTGAGCGAATCTGGGGCCGACAGGTCGCGTTCATGCCGGCGTTCGCAGAGTTCGAGGCAGCCGCGGCCAGGCAGATCCCGGTTGTCGTGTTGGAACGTCTTCAGCACCATCCGAGACTATGA